One genomic window of Hemiscyllium ocellatum isolate sHemOce1 chromosome 25, sHemOce1.pat.X.cur, whole genome shotgun sequence includes the following:
- the LOC132827684 gene encoding E3 ubiquitin/ISG15 ligase TRIM25-like: MALPNVQLSRDKLVCAICLDLFKSPVTIPCGHSFCLGCIERTWDQQFHGRASSCPQCRESFSPRPSLHKNIMVCDIVDEFLRCGAHSAAEPRPLLAPGDVPCDFCSGAQLRAAKSCLVCLASYCEDHLKPHRESPAFQDHPLTEPARDIQERKCKVHRKHLELFCRSDKAFICCVCTTSGHRTHQVVPLEEEVHSRKKELYLMDLETEKQLQGTLQEIGTLQESIDSITTTAQQVELEITNKFSVMTEAIEEALKVVIGLIERERQTLLNQGNCIRAQLEQRCRELRERKLQLEILANKHDSFRFVQESLCFSSSSQVSEVPKLKTDLGSKLARASEAATELSAQVKECLRRAMKRKLKSTEVRGHEKTAELSDVSPQTSQHPPEAKVRKGLRQFPASLDGAVSPPRNISRVGSSKRHCRCREADF, translated from the exons ATGGCGCTGCCCAATGTACAACTCTCCAGGGACAAGCTGGTCTGTGCCATCTGCCTGGACCTGTTCAAGAGCCCGGTGACCATCCCGTGCGGTCACAGTTTCTGCCTGGGCTGCATCGAGCGGACCTGGGACCAGCAGTTCCACGGGAGAGCCTCCAGCTGCCCCCAGTGCAGGGAGAGTTTCAGCCCCAGGCCCAGCCTCCACAAGAACATCATGGTCTGTGACATCGTGGATGAGTTTCTCAGGTGTGGGGCTCACAGTGCTGCTGAACCCCGGCCTCTGCTGGCCCCAGGGGATGTGCCCTGTGACTTCTGTAGCGGTGCCCAGCTCCGCGCTGCCAAGTCGTGCCTGGTGTGCCTGGCATCGTATTGTGAGGACCACCTGAAGCCACACCGGGAGAGCCCAGCCTTCCAGGACCACCCCTTGACCGAGCCGGCTCGGGATATCCAGGAACGCAAATGTAAAGTCCACAGGAAACACCTGGAGCTCTTCTGCAGGAGCGACAAGGCTTTCATCTGCTGCGTGTGTACCACCAGCGGGCACCGCACTCACCAGGTGGTCCCACTAGAAGAGGAGGTACACAGCAGGAAG aaAGAGCTTTACCTCATGGATCtcgagacagagaaacagctgcAGGGAACACTGCAGGAGATCGGAACGCTGCAGGAAAGCATCGACTCGATCACG ACAACAGCACAGCAAGTGGAATTGGAAATCACCAACAAATTTTCTGTCATGACTGAAGCCATCGAGGAGGCCCTGAAGGTGGTGATTGGTTTAATTGAGCGGGAACGGCAGACTCTCCTGAACCAGGGTAACTGCATCAGGGCTCAGCTGGAGCAGAGGTGTCGTGAACTCCGTGAGAGGAAGCTGCAGTTGGAGATTCTAGCCAATAAGCATGACAGTTTCAGATTTGTGCAG GAATCCCTTTGTTTCAGTTCATCCTCTCAGGTCTCTGAGGTCCCGAAGTTAAAGACTGATCTGGGTTCCAAACTGGCACGTGCCAGTGAAGCTGCCACTGAACTTTCCGCCCAGGTGAAGGAGTGTCTTCGTCGAGCTATGAAACGCAAACTGAAGAGCACAGAGGTCAGAG GCCATGAGAAAACTGCTGAATTATCAGATGTGTCTCCACAAACCTCTCAGCACCCTCCAGAGGCCAAGGTTCGGAAAGGACTTCGACAAT TTCCAGCATCGTTGGATGGTGCTGTTAGTCCTCCACGGAACATCTCCCGGGTTGGTTCCTCCAAGAGGCACTGCAG